The Mercurialis annua linkage group LG2, ddMerAnnu1.2, whole genome shotgun sequence genome contains a region encoding:
- the LOC126670557 gene encoding CLAVATA3/ESR (CLE)-related protein 5-like, translating to MARSQKSSALLVLVFVFVTLTLVTTSHARLTRTKLYSSMRKKIDVRVILRELGYDDSRLEYYNHRRWLQGAEPDRVSPGGPDPQHH from the coding sequence ATGGCTCGTTCGCAAAAATCAAGTGCTTTGCTTGTACTAgtgtttgtatttgttacaTTGACACTTGTAACAACCTCGCATGCTCGTCTTACTCGTACTAAACTATATTCTTCGATGCGTAAAAAGATCGATGTCCGAGTTATTTTACGTGAACTTGGATATGATGATTCGAGACTCGAGTACTATAACCATCGGAGATGGCTGCAAGGGGCGGAACCTGATAGAGTCTCACCTGGAGGACCAGATCCACAACATCATTAG